The bacterium DNA segment GCGGCCCACGGGCCCGCGGTAATCACCAGCCGATCGGCCGCGTACGTGCCCTGCGGGGTGCTCACACGCACCCCGTCCCGCTCCGGCTCCCAGTCCAGGACCGGCTCGCGCGCGCGCACCTCGGCGCCGAGCGCCTGCGCGGCCATCACGTGCGCGACGATCGCGCGCTCCGACATGACAAAGCCGCCGTCCGGCTGGTACACCGCGACCATGTCACTCGCGAGGCGGTAGCCGGGAAAACGCCCGTGCAGCTCCGCCGCGGTCAGGGTTTCGTGCGGCAAATGGTGGACGTCGCAGGAGAGCAGCGATCCCTTCACAGTCGGCGAGTCTTCCGGGCCGGCGTCGATGCCGCCCGTGACGATCAGGAGGCGCTCCCGCGCGCGGTTCTCCAGTTCGCGCCACAACTCGTACGCCCGCCGCAGGAGCGGCACGTAGGACGGGTGCTCCCAGTACGCCAGCCGGATGATGCGGTTGGTGCCGTGCGACGAGCCCCGGTCGTGCGGGATGTCGAACTGCTCGAGGCCGAGGACCGTCTTGCCGCGGCGCGCCAGGTGGTAGACGGCGGCGCTTCCCATGCCGCCGACGCCGATGACGATCGCATCGTAGCGCCGCATCAGCGCTGCACCGGCGCCTGCGGCGGCGTGATCTCGGTGCGGCCGCCCATGTAACCCCGCAGGACCGGCGGGATCCTGATGCTGCCGTCGGCCTGCTGGAAGTTTTCCATGACCGCGATGATCGCGCGCGTGGCCGCGACCGCGGTGCCGTTGAGCGTATGCACGTACTCCAGGCCGCGCTGCCCGCGTGACCGCATGCGTACGTTCAGGCGCCGCGCCTGGAAATCGGTGCAGTTGCTGCACGATTGCGTTTCGGCGTAGCCGCCGCGGCCGGGCATCCAGGTCTCGATGTCGTATTTGCGCGCCGCGGGGTCGCCGAGATCCCCGGCCGCGATGTCGACCACCCGGTAGGGAAGGCCGAGGGCCTGCCACAGCGCTTCCTGCTGGGAGAGCAGGTACGCGTGCTCGTCCCAGGACTTGTCGGGGTGGCAGAACGAGAACATCTCCACCTTGTCGAACTGGTGCAGCCGGAACATCCCGCGGGTGTCCCTGCCGTGCGCGCCGGCCTCGCGGCGGAAGCAGGACGAGATGCCGACGAGCCGCATCGGGAGCGCGTCCTCGTCGAGGACCTCGCCGCCCATCATCGACCCGAGCGCGACTTCCGAGGTGCCGGCGAGCGCCAGGTCGTCGCCCTCGATCCGGTAGACCATCTGCTCGTCGAGGCCGCCGCCCCCCATCGTGCCCAGCACGGCGTCGCGCTTCACCAGCACCGGCGGGATCACCGGGACGAAGCCTTCCCCCGCCAGACGGTCGATCGCGTAGCGGAACAGGGCCATCTCCAAGAGCGCCCCGTCGCGCCGCAGCAGGACGAAGCGCGTTCCGGAAATCTTCGCCGCGCGCTCGATGTCCAGCATGTCGAGGCGCGTCCCGAGGTCGACGTGGTCCCGCATCTCGAACGGCGGGCTGGGCGGTTCGCCGAAGGTCCGGAGCGTGACGCTGGCCTCCGGGCCGCCGTCCGGGACTTCCGGGTGCGGCGGGTTCGGAATGCGCCGCGCCGCGGCCTCGAGCGCCGCGTCGGCCGCGGCGAGGTCGGGCTCGGTCGCGCGAAGTTCGGTGGCGATGCGCTTCATCTCCGCGATGCGCGCCTCGCGCACCGGGCCGGTGAGGCGGGGGATCTCCTGCGAGGCCCGGTTCTGCTCGGCGCGCAGCGACTCGACGCGCTGCAGCGTGTCACGGCGCCGGCGGTCGGCCTCGAGGACCGCGTCGACCAGGCTCGGATCGGCGCCCTTGCGCCGGATCGCCGCTTTGATCTCGTCCGGCTGTTCCCGAATCCAACGAAGGTTGATCACGGTCTCACGCCCCCAACTGGGTCGCGCGCGTACCGCGGTGATGCCGTCGCCGCCCACTCCCGCGCGGGATCACGCCCAGGTGCCCGGCCCCGTCGAGGCGGCCGAGAGGCGCTCGCGGCCCTCGCCGGCGAGCCCGTCGGCGACGAGCACGCGCATGGCTAGCTTACGGCGCCCGCCTTGAGCACGTCCTGCGCGGCGCGGAGCCCGTCTTCGGTCCGCACCGGATGCCCGAGATCGCCGAGCGTCTTGCCGAACGCCTCGAGCCCCGCGAGCAGCCACTCCGGCTTCGTGTAGCCGAGGTGGCCGATCCGGATGATGTCGTGTTCGAGCTTGCCGATGCCGGCGCCGATGAGGACCTGGTACCGGTCCCGCGCGTGCGCGACGACTTTCTTGCCGTCGATGCCCCGCGGCATCCGCACCGTCGTTACCGTGTCCACGGCCGAGGCGTCATCGACGAACGGCTCCAGGCCCATGCCGCGCACCCCGCTGCGCACGAGGCGCGCCATGCGGCGGTGGCGGGCAAAGACGTTCTGCAGGCCTTCCCGGCGGATGAGGCGCACCGCCGCCTGCACCGCGTACGCGACCGACACCGCCGTCGTGAACGGCGTCGACGGATTCTCCATGCGCGCGGCGCTCCGGGCGCGCGTGAAGTCGAAGTAAAAACGGGGAGTGGCGCTGCGCTCCGCGACCGCCCACGCGCGGTCGCTCACGCTCAGGAACGCCAGTCCCGGCGGGCTCATCAGCGCCTTCTGGGAGGCGGTCACGGCCACGTCGACGCCCCACGCGTCGGTCTCGAGGGGGATCGCGCCGAGGCCGCTGATCGCGTCGACCATGAGGAGCGCCGGGTGGCCGCCCATCGCCTCGCGAACCGCGCGGACGTCGTTGTGGACCCCGGTGCTCGTCTCGCTCTGGGTCACGAACACGGCGCGGTACTCCCGGCCCGTGTCGCCGGCGAGGCGCGCGGCGACCTCCGCGACCGGCACCCGCTGCCCCCAGGGCGCGGCGATCCGGTCGACCTTGGCGCCGTACCGCTCGGCCATCTCGGCCCACCGCTCGCAGAACGAGCCGTTGCTGACCGACAGGATGCGGTCCCCCGGCGAGAAGAGGTTGACGATCGAGGCCTCGAGTCCGCCGGTGCCGGAGGCGACGAACGTGAGGATGTCGTGGCGGGTCTGATACACCTCACGGAGTCCGTCGAGCACCTCGCGCATGATCGCGCCGAAGACCGGGCCGCGGTGGTTGGTCATCTGCCGGTTCATCGCTTCGAGCACTTCGGGCGGCAGCGGCGTGGGCCCGGGAATGAGCAGGTTGGCGTCCGACGGATGGGTCATCGGTGTCCCCCTTCATTATGTTATGTCCAACGAGCGCTGCGCCGACAAACGACAGCGCTCCCGCCGTAAGGAGGCGAGAGCGCTCGCGGTGCCACTGCTCTCTGCCGGCGCCCCGCGTAGGTTTTCTGCATCTTAGCAGACCGCGATGGGGGCGGCAACCGCGGTTTAGTTTCCCAGGACATCGAGGCCCAAGCGGGAACCTCGCGCGCCTGGGTTACCGCGGCGCCGTGCGCCACCTCGCGGCATTGGCCTAGCTGGGCACGGCCTGGCGGCGCCGATGGCCGTGCCGGTTAAGGCGTTACTGTAAATTCCGCACCATAGAAACTGGTGTAGGTCAGATACGTTGCTGGGCCGCGCGCACCGCGTCCGCGACGGGACTCCACTGCAGCCAGCGCGGAAACGCGCGGGCAAGCGATGGGGGACCGTCGATTTCTACGGTGCCTTCCTTGAGCGCGTCAACCAACGCGGCGCGGCCCAGCCAGACGCGATACAGCGTCACGATGTCCGCCGTCACAATGAGGTCGGTATCGAAGCCGGGGTCCGTCGGGCACACCGAGACATCGCTTTTCTCCAAGACGAGCCACACGTGGCGTCTGCTTGCGTGACGGAAGTCGAACCGCACGACCACACGTTGCGGCGGCAGGAGTTGGCGATGAATGCGTCCGTGCATCCACCACAGGAGAAGCATCGGGTCGCGTTCTTTGGGGTCCGGCTCTCCGAATGCCCAATACGCAGCCCATTCGCCGAGTCGAACCACGACCCGGCCGAGTTCCTCCCCGGCGGGCGTGAGATGATACCCGCCGTGTCCGCCGTTGGGCGCCGCACGCTTCTCGAGCACGCGGGCTCGCATCAACTGTCGCAGCCGCGCCGCGAGCAGCGACCGTGAAATCCCCGGCAGGCCGCGTTCGATATCATTGAACCGGTGGGTGCCGAACATGATGTCGCGGATGATCAGCGGCGTCCAGCGCTCCGCCATTATTTCAGCGCCCTTGGCAATCGGACAGTATTGCCCGTACGTCCCCATGTTCGAAGCGTAGCATATAGGGTTTGCCCCGGCCGGTCCTTTTTTTGTACTTCCCTCGACGGGCCGTTCGGCGTAGACTGGGCCACGACGCAATGCGGCCCGCGGCGGTGGATCAACCGCCCGGGCGGATGCCGCCGTCGGATATGAACGGGAGGAGGCAATCCGACATGGTCGATCTTGCTGAGAACGCCAAGGCTGTCGGTGACTTGAAAGCCCGCCTGCGGGGGGCGTTGCTGCTTCCCGCCCAGGCTGGCTACGACGATGCGCGGTCGCTGTGGAACGCCGTGATCGATCGCCGGCCCGCGGCGATCGTCCGTTGTCTCGGGACGGCCGACATCCTTGCGGGCATCGAATTCGCCCGCGAACGCGGCATTGCCTTGTCGGTTAAAGGCGGCGGCCACAACATTGCGGGGCTCGCGGTGTCCGATGGCGGGTTGATGCTTGACATGTCCTTGATGCGCGGTGTGTTCGTAGATATGTCCGCACACACCGCCCACGTTCAACCCGGCTGCCTCCTCGGGGACGTTGACCGGGAGACTCAACTCCGGGGCCTCGCGGCAGGGCTCGGTTTCGTCTCGAGCACAGGCGTCGCGGGACTGACCCTGGGCGGTGGCTTCGGGTACCTCACGCGACGCCTCGGGTGGACCTCCGACACTCTGGTCTCCATGACCGTCGCGACGGCGGACGGACGGTTAGTGCGCGCGAGCGAGGAACACAATCCCGACTTGTTCTGGGGGCTTCGAGGCGGCGGTGGCAACCTCGGCGTGGTCACCGACTTCGAATATCGACTCTGTCCCGTCGGCCCGGAGATCGTCGGGGGCATGATTGCCTGGCGCGCTGAGGACGCGGCCGACGTACTCGGGATGTATCGAACGTTGCAGGAGCAGGCCCCGCCCGAACTGACGTCCGTCGCTCTCATGCGGAAGGCGCCGCCGGCCCCCTGGCTGCCCAAGGCTATCCATGGTGAGGCGATCATAGCGCTCGCTGTCTGCCATTCGGGCACGGCCGCGGATGGCGAGCGGATCGTTGCGCCAATCAAGGCGTTCGGAAGGCCGGTGGGGGACATCGTGCAGCGCCGGCCATACGTGACGCAGCAGACCCTGCTCGATGCGACCCAGCCCAAGGGGCGCCGGTACTACTGGAAATCCGAGTACCTGGGCGGTCTTTCGTCGGAGTTCCTGACGAAAATCGTCGAGCATGCTGCGCGCGTTCAGTCGCCCCACTCGGCCGTCATTCTCTTCCCGACCGACGGCGCCGTCCAGCGGTTGTCGGAGGATCACTCCGCTGTGGGCAATCGCAATGCCCGCGTCGTGTTGAACGTGGCCGCGTCCTGGGAGCGGCGTGAAGATGACGCGGCCAATATCGAATGGGCGCGCGCGGCCTGGCGCGACATGCGGCGCTTCTCGACCGGCGGCACCTACATCAACTTCCAGACCGAGGACGAAGGCGACGAGCGCGTCCGCAACGCCTACGGCGCGAACTACGATCGCCTTGTTCGGGTCAAAACGAAATGGGATCCGACGAATTTCTTTCGGGTGAACAAGAACGTCGCGCCACGTAAGAGCTAACCTTGTAGGGGCTGTTGGCGGTTCGGCACGCACGGGATCAGAGCAAGATGGGACTGTTTACGTGGGTTGGACTGCTCGGAATCTTGATCGGGGCGTCGACGTCCGAGCCTTGGCCGCAGCGCCGCCGACGCCGCGGGTTGAGCACCTGCCGCGCCGCTAGCCGAACTGCGAGGTCAGAGAGGGCGGATCCGGACAGCCTAAGGCCGTATAACTGCCGGCCTTAGGCCGTGTCCCCCGGGTGCGGTGCGCCGGCGGCCGTCTGAAGTCCCGCCGGCGGGGTGACGAGCGCGACAAACGCCTGCGCCGCCCGCGGCAGCTGCCGCTCGCGGTGCCGGACGAGCCAGATCGTGCGCTCGACCGTGAAGTTCCGCACCGCCACGATGCGCAGGCGCCCCGAGGAGACCTCCAGGTCGACCGCGCACCGCGAGAGCATCGCGACCCCGAGGTTGGCGGCGACCGCCTGTTTGACGGCGTCCACACCCTCGAGCTCGAGCGCCGGCGTGACGTAGACGCCCGCGCGGTGCAGCGCGTCGTCGACCAACTCCCGGCTGCCCGAGCCGGGTTCCCGCATGACGAACGGCTCGCGCGACAGATCCGACACGGCCACCTCGGACACGTCCGCGAGGCGGTGGGACGCCGCGACCACGAGGACGATCTCGTCGTCGGCGATGCGGACGGCTTCGAGGTCCGGCAGCGCGAGGCGCCGGCCGGTGACCGCGAGATCCAGCTCCTGGCGCCGCACCATCTCGTGGATTTTTCGCGATTCGTCGATCCGCAGAGCGATCTCGAGCCGCGGATGCTCCTGCTTCAGCCGGCCGAGGATGGCCGGCAGGATGTAGGTGCCGGGGGTCCGCGTCGCGCCGATCAGGAGGCGACCGAGCCCCAAGTCCTTGGCCTCGTTCATCGCGCGCTGCGCCTCGGACATGAGAGCGAGGATCCGGCCGGCGTAATCGAAGCAGACCCGTCCGGCCTCGGTCAGGCGCACCGATTTCCCGGCCGGCTCGAACAGCTCCACCCCGAGCTGGCGCTCCAACTCGCCGACCTGGATGCTGACCGACGGCTGGCTGATCGCAAGCTCCGACGCGGCGCGCGAGAAGCTGCCGGACCGCGCGACCGCGTGAAAGATCTTCAGCAGGTGGACGTTGATCGCCATGGCGCCTTAGGCGCTACTATAACAGTCACGGTCGAATGCTACAATGAACGCATGACCGATCGGGAGCGCATTCGCCTCACCAGTATGGTGGCCTGCGCGGGCTGAGCGTCCAAGCTGAGTCCGACGGACTTGGCGCAGGTTCTGCGCCACCTGCCACCGATCACCGATCCCGACGTCCTCGTGGGCACCGGTACCGCGGACGACGCCGGCGTGTTCCGCCTTGGACCCGACCTGGCGCTGGTCCAGACGGTCGACATCTTTACGCCGATCGTCGACGATCCGTACTGGTTCGGGGCGATCGCGGCGGCCAACGCGCTGAGCGACGTCTACGCGATGGGCGGCCGTCCGCGTCTGGCCCTCAACTTCGCCGGCTTTCCGCAGAACAAGCTGTCCCTCGACGTGCTGGGCGAGATCCTGCGCGGCGGCGCCGATAAGTGCGCCGAGGCGGGCGTCACGATCATCGGCGGCCATACGATCGACGACCCGGAGCCGAAGTACGGCCTGGCGGTGACGGGGTTCGTGCATCCGAATCGCGTCATCACCAACGCCGCGGCCAAGCCCGGCGACCGCCTCGTCCTCACGAAGCCGCTCGGGCTCGGCATCATCACGACCGCGCTCAAGCAGGGCAAGACGGACGAGGCGGCGATCGACGAAGCGATCCGGATCATGGCGACGCTCAACCGGTCGGCCGCGGACGCGATGATCGAGGCCGGTGTCTCCGCGGCGACCGACATCACGGGGTTCGGCCTCCTGGGGCACCTCGCCGAGATGACGCGCGGTTCCGGCGTGACGGCGCGCATCCGGCTGCGTGACGTACCGATCCTCGAGGCCGCGTGGCCGCTCGTGAAGGCCCGCGCGATCCCCGGCGGGACGCAGCGGAACCGCGAATCGCTGCAGGGCGCCGTCTTCTGGGACGGGGTCGGGGAGGATGCGCAGATCCTGCTCTGTGACGCGCAGACCTCCGGCGGCCTCCTGATCGCGATTCCCGAAGCCCGTGCGGAGGGACTGGTCGGCGCGTTGCGCCGCGGCGGTCAGGCCGTGGCCGCGGTGGTCGGCGAGATCACCGGACCGGGCGGTGGGGAGATCACAGTCGTCGCCTGAGGCGGCTCTGATTTTGCGGTTGCCGGGTCGGCCGGCTACGACGGGGCGAGCGTGCGCGGCGAGTACTCGACCGGGACGAGCACGCGGTCTTCGATCTCTCCGACCAGATCGCCGTGCTCCGCGCCGGTCGCCCGCTTGATCTCTTTCCATTCGCCGTCCGCCATGAACGCGCCCCACGCCGCGGTCTTCGTTGCCTCGTCCGGCCACGCGAGGAGATAGACGAACTCCGTCCGCCGCGCCGTGCTCGTCTCCCACATCGCGAGGATGTCGAAGCCGTGCCGTCGCATGATCCGGGCCGCATGGTTCCGGAACCGCGCATGGAAGGCGGGTTTGTTCCGCTCGAAGATCTCGTAGATCCGCAGCTGATGGATCACCGACCGCCTCACGCCGGTCGCGCGGTCCGCGCTCGGGACCGCGCGGTAAGCGCGATCTCGTAGGACCGCCGCAGGAGCGCAATCGCGCGACCGACGTCCTCCGGCCCGCGGATGTAGAAGCTCACCCATCCGCTTGCGGGCAGGACGTGGTGCGGCTGCGCCTGCCCCGCCGAGACGATCTCGTTGCGCACCTTCGTCGGAAACGGGATGTCGACGAGCGCGTCGCCGTGCACGTGGCCGATCTCCCGGCTGTCGAGGCGGAATTCGGTCCCGCCGAACCGGTGCGGCCGGGCGGTGACGCCGTCCCAGGCGGCCACCGCGGCCTTGATGGCGTTGCCCGCGCCGTGAATAGCCATCGGAGCCTCCTTCTGGAATCTTCCGCCTCCAGGCTACGACGCGGATCGCCCGCGGTCATCGGCCCGCCGGCCGGGCGGGCGCCTGTCCCAGCGGACAGGCGCTCACCGCCGCGGAACGATTGCGCAGGCGTGCTTCGGCGCAACGTGCCCCAGCTCTACACGGAAGTTGCGGCGAAACCGTGGCCATCTTGCGCGGGCCGGATGTCTAGTGCCTTCCCGTGCCAAATCTACGTGCTCCGCCCGATGGACAGCCCCCATGGGTCGAGTACTCTATAACCATGCGGGAATCTCGGCGGTTTCCGGAACGGCGCGATACGTCGCCGGCCGGTGTCTGGAACCGCGAACAATTTGAGGCGTCGCTCGGGCTGCTCCACGCCTTGGGGCTTCCGCACGGCGTGATCGAGCATTACCGCGAGTTGGCGAGAGAGACCGGGCGGCTCCCGCACGAATTCGTCGCGGACCTCGTTCGAGAGGCCGTATCGTCCGGCTCCGGCGACGGCGGCCGGGGGCAGGGCGACCGCTAGGGGCGGCACCTCTTCATGCGAGTACGCTCGGCGACCTCATGTGCCGAGGTGGGCTCGCGCGTACGCGAAGAGGTGCTGCTGCGCGTACCCGGCCAGCGGGCCGAACCGCTCCCGCGCAAACGCCTGTATCTCGCGCAGCCGCCGCGGCCGCCCGCGAAAATACAAACGCTCGACGGCGCGGCGTACCCAGACGTCGACCGGAAACGCGGTGCCGTGGCCGAGGCCAAAGAGCAGAATGCAGTCGCCGACCTTTTCGCCGACGCCGGGGATTTCGAGCAACGCCGACCGCGCGCTCGCGTGATCCGACCGCGATAACGCCGCGAGGCTGAGCCGGCCCTCGGCCACCCGTCGCGCCGCCGCGCGGACGTAGGGAATCCGGTAGCCGAGCGCGCAGGCGGCCAGCGTGCGCGTGGACGCGGAGGCCAGGCGCTCCGGCGAGGGAAACGCGAACGCCTCGTCCTCGAGCGGCTCCCCGAGCGCGCGCGCGAGGCGCTCGATCGACCGCATAATCTTCGGGATGTTGTTGTTCTGCGAGACGATGAAGGAGATCAGGACCTCCCATGGATCCTGGGCGAGCAGCGAGATGCCCGCGGTGTGCGGCAGCACGCGGGCGAGGACGGGATCCGCGGCAAGCGCGGCTTCGACCCGGCGAGGATGCGCGCGGCGCGGCAGGACCCCGAGATAGCGGCGGATCGTGCCGCGCATCTCCGGCGTGTCGGGCGATTCCAGGCGGATGCCCCGACCGTCCTGAGACAGCCACACGACGCGCCGGCCGACGACGCCCGCGGCCGTGGGCCGCGCGGCGTCCTGCCACCGCCATCGGAACGCTTGGCCCGAGTCGAGCGTGCGGCGGAGATCGACGCCGCCGGTGTCCGCAAGGAGCACCGCCAGGTTAGGCCTCCAGCAGGTCCACCCCGTCGAGGATGAATTGGGACCAGGACTCGAGGCGGGGGTAGGCGTCTCTGACCTCCGGCATCGTCGCGAACGCGCCGGTCAGCTTCGTCGTTTCGCGGACGCGGACGTCGGGGGAGGGGACATCGGCGACGTAGACGAGTCCGAAGTGCACGCGCCCCACGGGCTCGACGTCGTCGTTCAGCACGCCGACGGGCCGGGCACGCCAGCCGACGGGAAGGGCGACTTCCTCCGCGAG contains these protein-coding regions:
- the solA gene encoding N-methyl-L-tryptophan oxidase, translating into MRRYDAIVIGVGGMGSAAVYHLARRGKTVLGLEQFDIPHDRGSSHGTNRIIRLAYWEHPSYVPLLRRAYELWRELENRARERLLIVTGGIDAGPEDSPTVKGSLLSCDVHHLPHETLTAAELHGRFPGYRLASDMVAVYQPDGGFVMSERAIVAHVMAAQALGAEVRAREPVLDWEPERDGVRVSTPQGTYAADRLVITAGPWAARLVPQLAKTAVPERQVLLWAQPLKPELFQLATFPVFNMESREGRFYGFPVYHTPGFKIGKYHHRLEHTDADAVDREIHAEDEAVLRDGIRRYFPDADGPTMAMTTCLFTNSPDEHFILDRHPEHQNVAIAAGFSGHGYKFCSVVGEIMADLALDGRSPFDLSLFAIGRFAAT
- the serS gene encoding serine--tRNA ligase, whose translation is MINLRWIREQPDEIKAAIRRKGADPSLVDAVLEADRRRRDTLQRVESLRAEQNRASQEIPRLTGPVREARIAEMKRIATELRATEPDLAAADAALEAAARRIPNPPHPEVPDGGPEASVTLRTFGEPPSPPFEMRDHVDLGTRLDMLDIERAAKISGTRFVLLRRDGALLEMALFRYAIDRLAGEGFVPVIPPVLVKRDAVLGTMGGGGLDEQMVYRIEGDDLALAGTSEVALGSMMGGEVLDEDALPMRLVGISSCFRREAGAHGRDTRGMFRLHQFDKVEMFSFCHPDKSWDEHAYLLSQQEALWQALGLPYRVVDIAAGDLGDPAARKYDIETWMPGRGGYAETQSCSNCTDFQARRLNVRMRSRGQRGLEYVHTLNGTAVAATRAIIAVMENFQQADGSIRIPPVLRGYMGGRTEITPPQAPVQR
- a CDS encoding alanine--glyoxylate aminotransferase family protein, with amino-acid sequence MTHPSDANLLIPGPTPLPPEVLEAMNRQMTNHRGPVFGAIMREVLDGLREVYQTRHDILTFVASGTGGLEASIVNLFSPGDRILSVSNGSFCERWAEMAERYGAKVDRIAAPWGQRVPVAEVAARLAGDTGREYRAVFVTQSETSTGVHNDVRAVREAMGGHPALLMVDAISGLGAIPLETDAWGVDVAVTASQKALMSPPGLAFLSVSDRAWAVAERSATPRFYFDFTRARSAARMENPSTPFTTAVSVAYAVQAAVRLIRREGLQNVFARHRRMARLVRSGVRGMGLEPFVDDASAVDTVTTVRMPRGIDGKKVVAHARDRYQVLIGAGIGKLEHDIIRIGHLGYTKPEWLLAGLEAFGKTLGDLGHPVRTEDGLRAAQDVLKAGAVS
- a CDS encoding winged helix-turn-helix transcriptional regulator; its protein translation is MAERWTPLIIRDIMFGTHRFNDIERGLPGISRSLLAARLRQLMRARVLEKRAAPNGGHGGYHLTPAGEELGRVVVRLGEWAAYWAFGEPDPKERDPMLLLWWMHGRIHRQLLPPQRVVVRFDFRHASRRHVWLVLEKSDVSVCPTDPGFDTDLIVTADIVTLYRVWLGRAALVDALKEGTVEIDGPPSLARAFPRWLQWSPVADAVRAAQQRI
- a CDS encoding FAD-binding oxidoreductase, yielding MVDLAENAKAVGDLKARLRGALLLPAQAGYDDARSLWNAVIDRRPAAIVRCLGTADILAGIEFARERGIALSVKGGGHNIAGLAVSDGGLMLDMSLMRGVFVDMSAHTAHVQPGCLLGDVDRETQLRGLAAGLGFVSSTGVAGLTLGGGFGYLTRRLGWTSDTLVSMTVATADGRLVRASEEHNPDLFWGLRGGGGNLGVVTDFEYRLCPVGPEIVGGMIAWRAEDAADVLGMYRTLQEQAPPELTSVALMRKAPPAPWLPKAIHGEAIIALAVCHSGTAADGERIVAPIKAFGRPVGDIVQRRPYVTQQTLLDATQPKGRRYYWKSEYLGGLSSEFLTKIVEHAARVQSPHSAVILFPTDGAVQRLSEDHSAVGNRNARVVLNVAASWERREDDAANIEWARAAWRDMRRFSTGGTYINFQTEDEGDERVRNAYGANYDRLVRVKTKWDPTNFFRVNKNVAPRKS
- a CDS encoding LysR family transcriptional regulator produces the protein MAINVHLLKIFHAVARSGSFSRAASELAISQPSVSIQVGELERQLGVELFEPAGKSVRLTEAGRVCFDYAGRILALMSEAQRAMNEAKDLGLGRLLIGATRTPGTYILPAILGRLKQEHPRLEIALRIDESRKIHEMVRRQELDLAVTGRRLALPDLEAVRIADDEIVLVVAASHRLADVSEVAVSDLSREPFVMREPGSGSRELVDDALHRAGVYVTPALELEGVDAVKQAVAANLGVAMLSRCAVDLEVSSGRLRIVAVRNFTVERTIWLVRHRERQLPRAAQAFVALVTPPAGLQTAAGAPHPGDTA
- the selD gene encoding selenide, water dikinase SelD, whose amino-acid sequence is MSPTDLAQVLRHLPPITDPDVLVGTGTADDAGVFRLGPDLALVQTVDIFTPIVDDPYWFGAIAAANALSDVYAMGGRPRLALNFAGFPQNKLSLDVLGEILRGGADKCAEAGVTIIGGHTIDDPEPKYGLAVTGFVHPNRVITNAAAKPGDRLVLTKPLGLGIITTALKQGKTDEAAIDEAIRIMATLNRSAADAMIEAGVSAATDITGFGLLGHLAEMTRGSGVTARIRLRDVPILEAAWPLVKARAIPGGTQRNRESLQGAVFWDGVGEDAQILLCDAQTSGGLLIAIPEARAEGLVGALRRGGQAVAAVVGEITGPGGGEITVVA
- a CDS encoding NIPSNAP family protein; its protein translation is MIHQLRIYEIFERNKPAFHARFRNHAARIMRRHGFDILAMWETSTARRTEFVYLLAWPDEATKTAAWGAFMADGEWKEIKRATGAEHGDLVGEIEDRVLVPVEYSPRTLAPS
- a CDS encoding luciferase family protein, yielding MAIHGAGNAIKAAVAAWDGVTARPHRFGGTEFRLDSREIGHVHGDALVDIPFPTKVRNEIVSAGQAQPHHVLPASGWVSFYIRGPEDVGRAIALLRRSYEIALTARSRARTARPA
- a CDS encoding DNA glycosylase translates to MLLADTGGVDLRRTLDSGQAFRWRWQDAARPTAAGVVGRRVVWLSQDGRGIRLESPDTPEMRGTIRRYLGVLPRRAHPRRVEAALAADPVLARVLPHTAGISLLAQDPWEVLISFIVSQNNNIPKIMRSIERLARALGEPLEDEAFAFPSPERLASASTRTLAACALGYRIPYVRAAARRVAEGRLSLAALSRSDHASARSALLEIPGVGEKVGDCILLFGLGHGTAFPVDVWVRRAVERLYFRGRPRRLREIQAFARERFGPLAGYAQQHLFAYARAHLGT